Genomic segment of Cronobacter dublinensis subsp. dublinensis LMG 23823:
AGCGTGCCGACAATCACCGCTACCAGCGCCGCCGCAACGCCGACCATCAGCGAAATGCGCCCGCCGATAGCGACGCGCACCAGTAGGTCGCGCCCGGAGGAGTCGGTGCCAAACCAGTGGCCGGATTCAGTATCCGGCGCGCTCGACATCATGCCCCAGTCAGTGTCGAAGTAGCTGAACTGCGACAGCATCGGCGCGAGCGTGACAAAGAGCGCGATAAAGGCCAGCACAATCAGGCTCGCCACCGCCGCGCGGTTATGCATAAAGCGACGACGGGCGTCCTGCCACAGGCTACGTCCTTCTACTTCCAGTTTTTCACTGAAGTTTTCCAGCGCCTCGCTGTTTTTCTTACTCAACATCATGGCGTACTCCAGCGTCAGTAACGAATTTTCGGATCGATAACGGCATACAGCACATCGACGATCGCGTTAAACAGAATGGTCAGCGCGCCGACCAGAATAGTCAGGCTCAGCACCAGTGAGTAGTCGCGGTTGAGCGCGCCGTTCACGAACAGCTGGCCGATACCCGGCAGGCCATAAATGGTTTCAATAACCATTGACCCGGTAATAATCCCGACAAACGCCGGCCCTAAATACGAGAGTACAGGCAGCAGCGCGGGTTTCAGCGCGTGGCGCAAGATGATGCGACGCATCGGCAGCCCTTTGGCGCGGGCGGTACGGATAAAGTTGGAGTGCAGCACTTCAATCATCGAGCCGCGGGTGATACGCGCAATGCTGGCGATGTAAGCCAGAGAGAGCGCGACCATCGGCAGGATCATGAATTTCAGCGCCCCGCCGTTCCAGCCGCCGCCGGGCAGCCAGTGCAGCGTTATCGCGAAGATCATCACAAGCAGCGGTGCCACCACGAAACTCGGAATGACCACGCCGGTCATCGCCACCCCCATGACGGCGAAATCCCATTTGGTGTTTTGCTTAAGCGCGGCCATTACGCCCGCCGCAACGCCCAGAATCACAGCAAGTAAAAACGCCGCAGCGCCTAACTTTGCGGAAACCGGGAAACTGGAGGCCACCAGATCGTTAACCGAATAGTCCTTGTATTTAAAGGACGGACCGAAATCACCTTTCGCCAGTTGCTTCAGATAATTGAAGTACTGGGTCATGATGGGGTCGTTAAGATGATATTTCGCCTCGATATTCGCCATGACTTCCGGCGGCAGATTACGTTCGCCGGTAAAAGGACTGCCCGGTGCGAGACGCATCATAAAGAAGGAGATAGTGATGAGAATAAAGAGTGTCGGAATCGCTTCCAGACAGCGACGTAAAATGAATTTCAACATTGCCCGTACCTTCTGGCGTGTGCCTTTGACTCACGGAAAAATAAGACACAGTGGGGCAGGAAACCCTGCCCCACGCATTGCCATTAATGTTTGATAATATACAGGTTCTTAACGTAGACATTATCCAGCGGGTCTTTACCGGTGTAACCACCGACCCACGGTTTCACCAGACGGGCGTTCACGTAGTAATACACCGGCACGATAACGGAGTCTTTATCCAGCTGCTGCTCTGCTTTGTTGTAGAGCTCGCTACGCTGCGCTTCGTCGGAGACCTGCAGCGTTTCCTGCATCACTTTATCGAACGCTTCGCTCTTATAGTGCGAGGTGTTGTTCGAGCTATTGGACAGCATCGTGTTGAGGAAGGAGGTCGGTTCGTTGTAATCCGCGCACCAGCCCGCACGCGCCACGTCGAAGTTGCCCTGATGACGGGTATCCAGGAAGGTTTTCCACTCCTGGTTTTCCAGCTTCACGTTCACGCCCAGGTTTTTCTTCCAGATGGACGCGGCAGCGATAGCCAGTTTCTTATGCAGATCGGAGGTGTTGTACAGCAGATCGAACGTCAGCGGTTTGTCGGCGGTATAGCCTGCTTCGGCCAGCAGTTTTTTCGCTTCGGCGTTACGCTGTTCCTGGGTCATTTTGAACCAGGCCGGCTCGGTGAATTTCGCGCCATCGGTGTACGGCGGGGTATAGCCATACGCCGGCAGGTCGCCCTGGTTTTTCACTTTATGAACGATGATGTCGCGATCCAGGCCCAGTTTCAGCGCGGTACGCACGCGCGGGTCGTTAAACGGCGCTTTCTGGTTGTTGATCTCGTAGTAATAGGTGCACAGATACGGGTCGACGTGCACTTCTTTTGGAATTTCTTTCTTGAGCTTCTGGAAGAGTTCAATCGGCATGTTGTTATAGGTCATGTCGATTTCACCGCTGCGGTAGCGGTTGACGTCAGTCACTTCAGAAGAGATAGGCAGATAGGTGACTTCGTTAATCACGGTCTTCGCGTTATCCCAGTAGTTGGTGTTGCGCTCAAGCACGATGCGCTCGTTCACCACCCAGGATTTCAGTTTGTACGCGCCGTTGGAAACGATGTTCGCGGGCTGAGTCCACTTCTCGCCGAATTTCTCAACGACGGCTTTAGGCACCGGAGACATAGAGGAGTGCACCAGCAGTTTATAGAAATAGGGCACCGGCTCGCTCAGGGTGACTTCCAGCGTGTGGTCGTCAATCGCTTTCACGCCAAGCTCGGTGGCTGGTTTTTTACCGGCGATGATATCGTCGATATTGGTAATGTGGCCGTATTGCAGATAGCTTTCATACGGAGAGGCGGTTTTCGGGTCAGCCAGGCGCTGCCAGCTGTATACGAAATCCTGCGCCGTGACCGGCTCGCCATTGGACCATTTCGCGTCTTTACGCAGATGGAAAGTCCAGACTTTAAAATCTTTGTTATCCCACTTCTCGGCAACGCCCGCGCTCGGGTGGCCTTCTACGTCGGTTACCAGCAGACCTTCAAACAGGTCGCGGTTAATGTTCGACTCAGGCACGCCTTCAATTTTGTGCGGGTCGAGAGACTGGACTTCCGAACCGTTGTTGCGCACCAGCGTCTGTTTCTCCGCCAGTTGCACACCCGCAGGAACATTCGCAGCCATTGCGTTACCCGCGATTAGCGCAGAAAGGATCCCTGCCGCTACCAGACTTTTTTTTGTGATGATGGACATTGTGTTGGTACTCCACTCATTATTATTACTGACCAAAGCCAGCCCGTTCT
This window contains:
- the oppA gene encoding oligopeptide ABC transporter substrate-binding protein OppA, producing the protein MSIITKKSLVAAGILSALIAGNAMAANVPAGVQLAEKQTLVRNNGSEVQSLDPHKIEGVPESNINRDLFEGLLVTDVEGHPSAGVAEKWDNKDFKVWTFHLRKDAKWSNGEPVTAQDFVYSWQRLADPKTASPYESYLQYGHITNIDDIIAGKKPATELGVKAIDDHTLEVTLSEPVPYFYKLLVHSSMSPVPKAVVEKFGEKWTQPANIVSNGAYKLKSWVVNERIVLERNTNYWDNAKTVINEVTYLPISSEVTDVNRYRSGEIDMTYNNMPIELFQKLKKEIPKEVHVDPYLCTYYYEINNQKAPFNDPRVRTALKLGLDRDIIVHKVKNQGDLPAYGYTPPYTDGAKFTEPAWFKMTQEQRNAEAKKLLAEAGYTADKPLTFDLLYNTSDLHKKLAIAAASIWKKNLGVNVKLENQEWKTFLDTRHQGNFDVARAGWCADYNEPTSFLNTMLSNSSNNTSHYKSEAFDKVMQETLQVSDEAQRSELYNKAEQQLDKDSVIVPVYYYVNARLVKPWVGGYTGKDPLDNVYVKNLYIIKH
- the oppB gene encoding oligopeptide ABC transporter permease OppB, producing the protein MLKFILRRCLEAIPTLFILITISFFMMRLAPGSPFTGERNLPPEVMANIEAKYHLNDPIMTQYFNYLKQLAKGDFGPSFKYKDYSVNDLVASSFPVSAKLGAAAFLLAVILGVAAGVMAALKQNTKWDFAVMGVAMTGVVIPSFVVAPLLVMIFAITLHWLPGGGWNGGALKFMILPMVALSLAYIASIARITRGSMIEVLHSNFIRTARAKGLPMRRIILRHALKPALLPVLSYLGPAFVGIITGSMVIETIYGLPGIGQLFVNGALNRDYSLVLSLTILVGALTILFNAIVDVLYAVIDPKIRY